In Sebastes fasciatus isolate fSebFas1 chromosome 24, fSebFas1.pri, whole genome shotgun sequence, the following are encoded in one genomic region:
- the LOC141763137 gene encoding leucine-rich repeat-containing protein 3-like, which translates to MGRSSIKPPSCASLLFVGTLWFLSATMTAYTCPNVCHCSDRNGVVVQCTSRSLENIPPNLPRDTVVLLLSSNRIRHIPKETFMDLHRLRELDLSHNAIESVEVGAFQGISDSLRTLDLSNNHLSSLPKDTFSKLHARVRLSHNPWHCECSLQEVLRELRLDPETVNDVSCSTSVQEEYVGQPVIQVLDSGINFCNFHHKTTDVAMFVAMFCWFSMVTAYIIYYINHNQEDARRHMEYLKSLPSTSHISKDYDTASSVF; encoded by the coding sequence ATGGGGAGGTCATCCATCAAACCTCCGTCCTGTGCTTCTCTTTTGTTTGTGGGAACTTTGTGGTTTCTGTCTGCGACTATGACAGCGTACACTTGCCCTAACGTCTGTCACTGCTCGGACAGGAACGGCGTGGTGGTGCAGTGCACCTCCCGCAGCTTGGAGAATATCCCTCCGAACTTGCCCAGGGACACGGTCGTACTCCTGCTTTCATCTAACCGGATCAGACACATCCCAAAGGAGACCTTCATGGACCTCCACCGGCTCAGGGAGCTGGACTTATCTCACAACGCCATTGAGAGCGTGGAGGTCGGGGCCTTTCAAGGAATTTCCGACAGCCTGCGGACTTTGGATCTTTCAAACAACCACCTCAGCAGCCTCCCCAAGGACACCTTCTCCAAGCTCCACGCCCGCGTCCGATTATCCCACAACCCCTGGCACTGCGAGTGCTCTTTGCAGGAGGTGCTGAGGGAGCTGAGGCTCGACCCCGAGACGGTGAACGACGTCAGCTGCTCCACGTCGGTGCAGGAGGAGTACGTTGGTCAGCCGGTGATCCAGGTCCTGGACTCCGGGATCAACTTTTGCAATTTCCACCACAAGACGACAGACGTGGCCATGTTCGTTGCCATGTTCTGCTGGTTCTCCATGGTGACGGCGTACATCATTTACTACATCAACCACAACCAGGAGGACGCCAGGAGGCACATGGAGTACCTCAAGTCTCTGCCCAGCACCTCCCACATCAGCAAGGACTACGACACAGCCAGCAGCGTGTTTTAG